The genome window cgtttaaaaaaaaaaaaaaaacagaaaaaagcagaCTCACGTGAATTTAGCGAGACAGAATgtcacttttttgttttcctatcagttTGAATTTAGCGAGACAGAATACCGcttttttttctggcagtttgAATTCAGCGAGACAGAACTTCGCAGCAAGACAGAATGtcgcttttttttctgacagtttgaattcagcgagacagaatgtcGCTTTTTTTCCTAGCAGTTTGAATTTAGCGAGACATAATGTCGCTTTTTTTTCCTAGCAGTTTGAATTTAGCGAGACAGAATGTCGCTTTTTTTCTGACAGTTTGaattcagcgagacagaatggCGCTTTTTTTCCTAGCAGTTTGAATTTAGCGAGACATAATGTCGCTTTTTTTGCCTATCAGTTTGaattcagcgagacagaatggCGCTTTTTTTCCTAGCAGTTTGAATTTAGCGAGACAGAATGTCGCTTTTTTTCCTAGCAGTTTGAATTTAGCGAGACAGAATGTCGCTTTTTTCCTAGCAGTTTGAATTCAGCGAGACAGAATACCGCTTTTTTTCTGGCAGTTTGAATTCAGCGAGACAGAATACTGCTTTTTTTCTGGCAGTTTGAATTCAGCGAGACAGAATACCACTTTTTTTCTGGCAGTTTGAATTTAGCGAGACAGAATGTCGCTTTCTTCCTAGCAGTTTGAATTTAGCGAGACAGAATGGCGCTTTTTTTCCTAGCAGTTTGAATTGAGCGAGACAGAATGTCGCTTTTATTCTGACAGTTTGaattcagcgagacagaatggCGCTTTTTTTTCCTATCAGTTTGAATTTAGCGAGACAGAATGTcgcttttttttctatcagtttGAATTTAGCGAAACAGAATACCGCTTTTTTTCTGGCAGTTTGaattcagcgagacagaatggCGCTTTTTTTCCTAGCAGTTTGAATTCAACGAGACAGAATGGCGCTTTTTTTCTGGCAGTTTGAATTGAGCGAGACATAATATCGCTTTTTTTCTGGCAGTTTGaattcagcgagacagaatgtcGCTTTTTTCCTATCAGTTTGAATTTAGCGAGACATAATGTCGCTTTTTTTCCTAGCAGTTTGaattcagcgagacagaatgtcGCTTTTTTTCCTAGCAGTTTGAATTTAGCGAGACAGAATGTCGCTTTTTTTCCTAGCAGTTTGAATTTAGCGAGACAGAATGTCGCTTTTTTTCCTATCAGTTTGAATTTAGCGAGACATAATGTCGCTTTTTTTCCTAGCAGTTTGaattcagcgagacagaatgtcGCTTTTTTTCCTAGCAGTTTGaattcagcgagacagaatggCGCTTTTTTTCCTAGCAGTTTGAATTTAGCGAGACAGAATGTCGCTTTTTTTCCTAGCAGTTTGAATTTAGCGAGACAGAATGTCGCTTTTTTCCCTAGCAGTTTGAATTCAGCGAGACATAATGTCGCTTTTTTCCTAGCAGTTTGAATTTAGCGAGACAGAATGTCGCTTTTTTCTGGCAGTTTGaattcagcgagacagaatgtcgctttttttctggcagtttgaattcagcgagacagaatggcgcttttttttctggcagtttgaattcagcgagacagaatggCGCTTTTTTTCTGGCAagttgaaggaaagaaagaaagaaagaagggaggaagaaaggaagtaaggaaagaagaaaaaagaaaagaagaaagaatcaaagacTCCTACAGACAAACGattgaacgaaagaagaaagaaagaaagaaagaaagactcctACCGACAAAATGAtgtgattgaaagaaagaaagaaacaaacaaacaaacaaacaaacaaagtctcCTATAGACAaatgactgaaggaaggaaggaaggaaggaagaaaggaagaaagaaagaaaaaaagaaagactcctGCAGAGAAATGATTGAaggaagaaacaagcaaacaaagaaataaagaaacaagcaaaacaacaaagaaacaaagacacctaCAGACAAatgatatgatagatagatagaaagaaagaatgaatgaaacaaagaaacaaacaaataaacaaagacaccTACAGACAAATGATTTGatagatagaaacaaacaaacaaacaaacaaacaaagagaaaagaaagaaacaaagacacctaCAGACAAATgatagaaggaagaaacaaagaaacaaagacacctaCAGATATATgatagaaggaagaaataaagaaacaaacaaagaaacaaagacacctaCAGACAAATaatagaaggaagaaacaaagaaacaaagacacctaCAGACAAATgatagaaggaagaaacaaagaaacaaagacacctaCAGACAAATgatagaaggaagaaacaaagaaacaaagacacctaCAGATATATgatagaaggaagaaataaagaaacaaacaaagaaacaaagacacctaCAGACAAATaatagaaggaagaaacaaacaaagaaacaaagacacctaCAGACAAATgatagaaggaagaaacaaagaaacaaagacacctaCAGACAAATgatagaaggaagaaataaagaaagaaacaaagaaagagaaaagaaacaaagacacctaCAGACAAATgatagaaggaagaaacaaagaaagagaaaagaaacaaagaaacaaagacacctaCAGATATATgatagaaggaagaaaggaacaaacaaagaaacaaagacacctaCAGACAAATgatagaaggaagaaacaaagaagcaaacaaagaaacaaagacacctaCAGACAAATGATATGGTTCAAGCTGTTCCCAGCGTCCCCCTGGTTGCCGTGTGCCAGAGCTTTCACGGTTCTTTCCCCACACCTCAGGATGTCTGGGTACTGTCGCTTCAGGCACTCTGTGTCCAAGTCTGAAACATCGGtgtccatttcacacacacctgAGTACCTACAGACATTCCCACACACCTGTTTCAGCTGCGTGTTCAAACATCGTCGCAtgcctgtatatctgtgtgttcaCACATCGTCACATACCTGTGTATTCACACATCGTCACGTAACTGTGTattcacacatagtcacacaacTGTATACCTGTGTGTTCAGATATCGTCacgtgcctgtgtatctgtgtatccacacatcgtcacacacctGTGTATTCACAGATAGTCACATAACTGTGTATTCACACATCGTCACAtacctgtatatctgtgtgttcaCACATCGTCACAtacctgtatatctgtgtgttcaCACATCGTCACATACCTGTGTATTCACACATCGTCACGTAACTGTGTattcacacatagtcacacaacTGTATACCTGTGTGTTCAGATATCGTCacgtgcctgtgtatctgtgtatccacacatcgtcacacacctGTGTATTCACAGATAGTCACATAACTGTGTATTCACACATCGTCACAtacctgtatatctgtgtgttcaCACATCGTCACATACCTGTGTATTCACACATCGTCACGTAACTGTGTATTCACACATCGTCACACAACTGTATACCTGTGTATTCAGATATCGTCAaatgcctgtgtatctgtgtatccaCACATCGTCACATATCTGTGTATTCACACATCGTCACATACCTGTATACCTGTGTATTCACACATCGTCACATATCTGTGTATTCACACATCGTCACATGCCTCTATACCTGTCTAATCAGATATCGTCACATACCTGTATACCTGTGCATTCACACATCGTCACATACCTGTATATCTGTGTAATCAGACATcgtcacatacatatatacctatGTATTCACACACCGTCACGTACCTTTATACCTGTGTCTTCAGACATATCCCGAATACCTGTACGTCTGAGATTTCATAATCAGCACAAAACGCTAAGGGTTGTGATCACAATAACCAACCATGCTCACCAAAAACCATGATAACCACATACCCCATAGTacaacccccccggccccctaaccccctcctccaccccatcatAGCAATAACTATCATCACACCCACCGTCCTGTCTGTCGCAGACGACGTCCACCCCTTTCTGGAAGCGTGTGACATCAGGGATGGCTCCTTCCATACCCGCTACTGCCATACACTTCTTGAGAGCTGCCAGCGTACACTTGGTGGCCGCCTTAtacttctccttctgtctgtgaaCAGTGAGTCAAACTTATAGTTCTACTGGCTGTAATAGTGAGTCAGCCTTatacttctccctctgtctgttaaCAGTGAGTCAAACTTATAGTTCTACTGGCTGTAATAGTGAGTCAGCCTTAtacttctccttctgtctgttaaCAGTGAGTCAGCCTTAtacttctccttctgtctgtgaaCAGTGAGTCAAACTTATAGTTCTACTGGCTGTAATAGTGACTCAGCCTTatacttctccctctgtctgttaaTAGTGACTCAAACTTATAGTTCTACTGGCTGTAATAGTGAGCCAGCCTTatacttctccctctgtctgttaaCAGTGAGTCAGACTTATAGTTCTACTGGCTGTAATAGTGAGTCAGACTTATAGTTCTGCTGGTCTTCTGTCTGTTAACAGTGAGTCAAACTTATAGTTCTACTGGCTGTAATAGTGAGTCAGCCTTAtacttctccttctgtctgttaaCAGTGAGTCAAACTTATAGTTCTACTGGCTGTAATAGTGAGTCAGCCTTAtacttctccttctgtctgtgaaCAGTGAGTCAAACTTATAGTTCTACTGGCTGTAATAGTGAGTCAGCCTTATAGTTCTTCTGTTAACAGCGAGTCAAACTTATAGTTCTACTGGCTGTAATAGTGAGACAGCCTTatacttctccctctgtctgttaaTAGTGAGTCAAACTTATAGTTCTACTGGCTGTAATAGTGAGTCAGTCTCATATTTCTGTCTGTTAACAGTGAGTCAGCCTTatatttctccttctgtctgttaaCAGTGAGTCAGCCTTAtagttctccttctgtctgttaaCAGTGAGTCAGACTTATAGTTCTGCTGGTCTTCTGTCTGTTAACAGTGAGTCAAACTTATAGTTCTACTGGCTGTAATAGTGAGTCAGCCTTAtagttctccttctgtctgttaaCAGCGAGTCAAACTTATAGTTCTGCTGGTCTTCTGTCTGTTAACAGTGAGTCAAACGTATAGTTCTACTGGCTGTAATAGTGAGTCAGCCttatatttctctttctgtctgttaacAGCGAGTCAAACTTATAGTTCTACTGGCTGTAATAGTGAGTCAGTTTTATAGTTTATGATTaacagacaacagaccaacaGGTCAACAGACCAACAGATTAATAGATCAACagaaaacagaccaacagacaacagATCAACAGCCGAACAACAGATCAACAGACCAACAATAgaccaacagacaacagaccaacaATAGATCAACAGATCAACAGACCAACAGAAGATAGACAACAGACCAACAGATCAACAGACCAACAGatcaacagaccaacagacaaaaacagatcaacagaagacagacaacagaccaacAGGCAACAGGCAATAGACCAACAGACTAACAGATCAACAGCAGATTAACAACAggccaacagaccaacagacaacatcaaatcaacagcccaacagacaacaacagatcAACAGACCAACATACAACGGACAAACAGGTTAAGAAACCAAaaaacagcagacaacagaccaacagacagataaGCTCAGATCAACAGACCAAAACACAACAGATCAACAGGGAAAAGACCAACATACAACAGACCAAAAGACAACAGCCAACAGACCAATATATCATCAGagcaacagaccaaccaacagaTCAACAGACCAACagtttcaacagtttcagttgctcaaggaggcgtcactgcgttcggacaaaccatatacgctacaccacatctgccaagcagatgcctgaccagcagcgtaacccaacgcgcttagtcaggcctggagaaaaaaaccaaaaaaaaaccaacaaaaaaacaacaacaaaaaaacgggggaataaataatagataagcttacataaataaataaataaatgaataataattataatataaaaaaggtagtagtaataataatagtaatactaataaaatgattaaaaaaaaataataaaaaaaaaaaaaaaaaaataaattaaaaaaaataaaaataaataaataaacaataaaaacagaTTTACAGCTCAACAGACAAGTCaacaaaagacagacaacaacagaccaacagacaacagctcaacacagacaacagaccaacaggccaacagatcaacagacaacatcaaatcaacagcccaacagacaacaacagatcAACAGACCAACATACAACGGACAAACAGGTTAAGAAACCAAaaaacagcagacaacagaccaacagacagataaGCTCAGATCAACAGACCAAAACACAACAGATCAACAGGGAAAAGACCAACATACAACAGACAAAACAGGTTAACAGACCAAAAGACAATAGCCAACAGACCAATATATCATCAGagcaacagaccaaccaacagatcaacagaccaacagatttacagaccaacagacaagtcaacagaagacagacagacaacagaccaacagacaacagctcaacacagacaacagacccaACCTGCACTGTGCCTCAGGGTTGATGGCCTGCGTCTGCCTCAGCAGCTGACCGGGGCCCTCTCCACCCGGGGTGGCGTCCTGACCATCCCGGGTGGCGGCCAACGTCAGCCCGTGGGAGGTGAAGCAGGAAGACACTGTGCGGTGcagcccctcctcctcacactccccctgcccccgcacccccacccccaccgtccacaccacccccatccctgttGTCATCACACCGACACAGGATGGTGGTCAGGGTGCTTGTCTTTTTTaagtattcatcatcatcatcatcatcatcaccatcataattattattatcaccatcattatcaccatcaccatcatcaacatcaccagcattactatcatcatcatcgtcaacatcatcatcaccatcatcaccatcaccaacatcaccatcatcatcatcaccaacatcatcatcatcatcaccatcatcaccatcaccaacatcaccatcatcatcatcaccaacatcatcaaactcatcaccatcatcatcattatcatcaccatcaccatcgccatcatcatcaacatcaccttcaccatcagcatcaccatcataatcaccatcatcatcaccaacatcgtcatcatcatcaccatcagcaccatcatcatcaccatcatcatcatcatcatcatcatcatcaccaacatcatcatcaccatcaccaacatcatcatcatcaccatcaccatcaccatcatcgccatcatcaccatgatcaaaatcgttatcatcaccaccaccaccaccatcatcatcatcatcatcatcataattatcatcatcatcatcatcatcaccaccatcatcatcatcaccatcaccaacatcatcaccaccatcaccaacatcatcatcatcaaaatcgttatcatcgccaccatcatcaccatcaccatgatcatcaccatcatcatcatcatcatcatcatctcgcgTGTGGGTGGTGTGCTTGCTTTGCCTGGAGGATTGCTTGGTTGCCTGAGTggctgactgagtgagtgagggagggagggaaggagtgagtgtgtgagtgagtgacaaatAACTAACAGGAGAAATGTAGTGACAAGATGTTCAGAGGCTCACCCAACAGAGCCAAGCAGGTGGACGAAAGCATCGCTCGGTTCCAGCGATCTTTTCAACACAGTTATTTTCCCCCCTTGTCCCCTGCAACAACACAACGGCAATATTTGACAATAATTGATTCAACACAGCTGTCACAACACAACGTCAACATGTCACAACGATTGATTCAACACATCAGAGCTGTCACAACACAACGTCAACATGTCAtaacgattaactcactcagtacggccagtcctctcttctcctctacacagacccctcggatgtccagtgggtgtctgaatgacccaacctttagcttccgtcgtcagaattgtggtattttttgtcaacattcacgtcttcagtataagagccttccgcttgcaatattttgatgatggtaactggggtgaaacgctgttaacgtcgtctctttcgccgttcgtatggagagagttaattcaacacaacacagctgtcgGAGCACAACGTCAACACGTCACAACGattaattcaacacaacacagctctcacAACACAACGTCAACATGTCACAACgattgattcaacacaacacagctgtcagaacacaacgtcaacatgtcacaacgattgattcaacacaacacagctgtcagAACACAACGTCAACATGTCATAACGATtgcttcaacacaacacagctctcacGACATAACGTCAACATGTCACAACgattgattcaacacaacacagctctcacAACACAACGTCAACATGTCACAACgattgattcaacacaacacagctctcacAACACAACGTCAACATGTCACAACGattaattcaacacaacacagctgtcagaacacaacgtcaacatgtcacaacgattgattcaacacaacacagctctcacAACACAACGTCAACATGTCAcaacgattaactcactcagtacggccagtcctctcttctcctctacacagacccctcggatgtccagtgggtgtctgaatgacccaacctttagcttccgtcgtcagaattgtggtattttttgtcaacattcacgtcttcagtataagagccttccgcttgcaatattttgatgatggtaactggggtgaaacgctgttaacgtcgtctctttcgccgttcgtatggagagagttaattcaacacaacacagctgtcgGAGCACAATGTCAACACGTCATAACGATtgattcaatacaacacagctctCACGACATAACGCCAACATGTCACAAAgattgatgcaacacaacacatctttcACAACATAACGTCAATATGTCACAACCATtggttcaacacaacacagctgtcacaacacaacgtcaacatgtcacaacgattgattcaacacaacacagctgtcacaacacaacgtcaacatgtcacaacgattgattcaacacaacacagttgtcAGAACACAACGTCAACATGTCACAACgattgattcaacacaacacagctgtcacaacacaacgtcgacatgtcacaacgattgatgcaacacagctgtcacaacacaacgtcgacatgtcacaacgattgattcaacacaacacagctgtcagaacataacgtcaacatgtcacaacgattgattcaacacaacacagctgtcagaacacaacgtcaacatgtcacaacgattgattcaacacaacacagctgtcagAACACAACGTCGACATGTCACAGCgattgattcaacacaacacagctgtcacaACACAACGTCGACATGTCACAACGATTGATGCAACACAGCTGTCACAACACAACGTCGACATGTCACAACGATTGATTCAACACAACAAAGCTGTCAGAACACAACGTCAACATGTCACAACGATTGATTCAACACAGCTGTCAGAACACAACGTCGACATGTCACAACgattgattcaacacaacacagctgtcagaacataacgtcaacatgtcacaacgattgattcaacacaacacagctgtcacaacacaacgtcgacatgtcacaacgattgatgcaacacagctgtcacaacacaacgtcaacatgtcacaacgattgattcaacacaacacatctttcACAACATAACGTCAACATGTCACAACgattgattcaacacaacacatctttcACAACACAACGTCAACATGTCACAACgattgattcaacacaacacagctgtcagaacacaacgtcaacatgtcacaacgattgattcaacacaacacagctctcacGACATAACGTCAACATGTCACAACgattgattcaacacaacacagctgtcagaacacaacgtcaacatgtcacaacgattgattcaacacaacacagctgtcagaacataacgtcaacatgtcacaacgattgattcaacacaacacagctgtcaacgtcaacatgtcacaacgattgattcaacacaacacagctgtcaacgtcaacatgtcacaacgattgattcaacacaacacagctgtcagaacataacgtcaacatgtcacaacgattgattcaacacaacacagctgtcacaacacaacgtcaacatgtcacaacgattgattcaacacaacacagctgtcagaacacaacgtcaacatgtcacaacgattgattcaacacaacacagctgtcacaACACAACGTCAACATGTCACAACGATTGATTCAACACAGCTGTCAGAACACAACGTCGACATGTCACAACgattgattcaacacaacacagctgtcagaacataacgtcaacatgtcacaacgattgattcaacacaacacagctgtcagaacacaacgtcaacatgtcacaacgattgattcaacacaacacagctgtcagAACACAACGTCGACATGTCACAGCgattgattcaacacaacacagctgtcacaACACAACGTCGACATGTCACAACGATTGATGCAACACAGCTGTCACAACA of Babylonia areolata isolate BAREFJ2019XMU chromosome 30, ASM4173473v1, whole genome shotgun sequence contains these proteins:
- the LOC143275207 gene encoding uncharacterized protein LOC143275207, which encodes MLSSTCLALLGMGVVWTVGVGVRGQGECEEEGLHRTVSSCFTSHGLTLAATRDGQDATPGGEGPGQLLRQTQAINPEAQCRQKEKYKAATKCTLAALKKCMAVAGMEGAIPDVTRFQKGVDVVCDRQDDLDTECLKRQYPDILRCGERTVKALAHGNQGDAGNSLNHIICLSAEVHYDCATQHLKACDEVTTEIFLQQLDQYHVPTVCINRSPGRPGRKRHHLISGGKALHSAVFSVASGLAAVISLSAILLH